The Theileria annulata chromosome 2, complete sequence, *** SEQUENCING IN PROGRESS *** genomic sequence TTGTTCTTGAAGTTGAACGTCATCCTCCAAAACATCATCAAATGATTCTACGCCTTCAAGATTCAAAAGCCTATTGGGTTCCATTTCTTCTAAATCAGTCTTTTCTGGATGATTAAATTTGTCCAAAAGTTGATCTAACTTGTCATTTTTATCAGATGTTTCTGGTAACTTAAACGTTAATGCGTCATCTAATAGTTCTTGTTTTGGTGGAGATTTTACAAAAGTGTCTTCATTTGGTTTAACATTTTGGGGTTCGAAAATATCCTCAGACTCGaatttatccaattttAAGGGCGACAGTTCATTTGTTGGGGTTTTATTAGCAAAATTCTCTGCATTCTCTTCACCGTATGGTTTATCTCcatataatttagaaagTTCCTCAAGTCTACTTGTGGTAGATTTTGGTGGCGAAAATGCAGATGTGTAAATGTTACTATCGAAGCTTGAGCCATAATCCTTACTTGGTGATTTATTATGTGTGAACTCAGAGTATGCTCTTGGCGTGTGGCTCCACAGTGACGTTTTGGTCGACGATGAGAATGTCAGGTTCTGGGTATTATATGAATAGTAAGTATTACTCATTTCAGAAAGATTCTTTAGTTGAGTTGTGCGATGAGAAAATTTTTCAGGTGAACTCTTTCTAACCGATCTTTCAGTATCAAACACGCTATTGCTTGACAAATTTGGACTATCAAAAGCATTGTTTTTAGTGAAATTAAGTAAAGCGTTTGAGATAAAATCCTTAAATGAACTTGCCATATCATGTTTTGATCTAAAGAGAAGGTTCGTGTGTTTCATGAGTCCATTTTCTACACagtaataaaatgaatCATAGCTCAATTTTCCGTTAAACATATTGAGAAGTTTCTCTGAAAATGCTGTTTTTTCATCTGAGCTATAAGCATTTCCTGAACCTTGGGATAAATGCTCAAACATCAATTCAAGTGAATTTTTATCCAAATATCCTCGTCGATCTGAATCATATGCTCTAAAAACGTGCTGTAGCCTCAGCTTTCCCGACGCAGagttcaaattattttcacaCTCAGGAGAACATGACAACATTCCCGAAACGAATTCGTTAAGTGTTATCATTAGGTTATTTTTCCTATCCATGGTTTGAAACATGAATTTAGATGTTGATTCATCTTGGAAAACCTTATGTGTTTTAACCATTGACACGTATTCATCATATGTCATGTACTTAAAAATTCTTGAGGACCCGTAATGGTTGAACAATACTGTGAGAAGTGCTCTCTTAAGCCTTGACTTATTTGCTGATTTGTCCAGTAATTCAAAGTATTTTTGTTTGaaattagtaaattcaGATAACATTTTATCATCTGCTTTCTTATTCTCTTCACCAGAGTTGGATAGAACATATGTTAAAACAGGATTGTTGTGTTCCTTTCCCTTGgatttatcaaaaaataGCGCGTACTCATCATATAAATCATCAAAAACACTAGAATCTTCGTCTAAATTTGTCAGTTTATcctttaaaaaatgaaaactATCTTTATTAGGCGATGAATTATCTCTTGCAAGGTCATCAAGCAGAGCTGATTGAGATAGCCATCTATTAAATGATGTTGGAGATTTGGACAAATCATTGTAATCCGAGGTCTTTTTGAGTTCTTTCTCATCAAAAGGGTTTAATTTATCACAATTATTACCAGcatttttatacttttgATGTAGTTTATCATCTTGAGTGTGTAGAGGTACAAGTTTTGCGGAAAATTCTTCTGAACCGAAAGactttaatttatagttatCCATTCGAACGTATAAAAATTCTATTCatagattattttattttcaagttGGGATTTCATTTATATGAAATGAATGaagtttataaaaataatgcacaaaataataaaaaagatGTGTATTCACATGAACTTTGaaccaaatttattaatttacaaaatttttaaatcatgAATAAAATGCCGTTTccaatttcaataattaaatttttagttgGTGTGTGGTTTATGGCACTAAAGAATTATCTAATGATTTTCTTAcatcattttattatttattttatttcacgtttaattatttttttatgaaaaaagaagctttattagtaattatttatgaatttatcttaaaatattattatcctAGTGTCAATATATAAACTAAATATTCCATTCACatataatttgttcattatattaaattccACTTAAAGATTTTGATTAAGTGCTCTTTTTCAAATAACAATCAGGAATCTTACATTTAaccaattattaaatacttttaaaataaattatcaaatcaCCAATCTACAAATGGATCGTCTTCTCCAGTTACTTCTTTGGGCATTCTGTAAGAATCAATAAATTCTTCGGCTGGTAAATCCTCTTTCCGTTCCtaaaacaatataattatatataaaatgtacGGGAATATGTGGTGGACTTAATTCCTTTTCAACTAAAGCATCGAAATCCATGGACTCAAACcatttacattttttaatatcatcTATTCCTTTATGCAAGTTCCCGAACCTTTGAGATGGTTCGGTAACTAGAAGTCTTGaagttaaatatttagcATCcctacaaattatataaaaaacaaacATACTCATCGTAATGAATCGGGAATTTTAGTTTACATTTAAGTATTTTATCGTACAAACTTTGTGGGTTTGAATCGTAAAATGGTGGATAACCTGCCAGCATTTCATAAATTAGTATTCCCAGAGTCCACCAATCTACAGCTTTTCCATATCCAAGGTGTAAAATGATCTCGGGCGACATGTATTCTGGAGTTCCACAGAGGGTGTAAGTCCTAAACTCAACAACCTTTGCGAATCCGAAATCAGTCAGTTTTAAATAACCATCGAAACAAAGTAAAAGGTTTTCTGGCTTCAAGTCAcgataaattatattattatcgTGTAGATATTCGAACATTGCTGTGACCTGAGCTGCATAGAACATAGCATCATGGGActctaaataattttctttcCTCAAGTATGTGAAGAAGTCTCCAGATGAAACATATTCCATTACAAGGTACAGATAATGATTATCCTTATAGGAGCCCAGGTGTTTCACTATGAATGGATGGTTGACCGAGGCCAGGAGTTTATTTTCTGAGATGATGTGGTCCACTTGTTTTTGGACTATTAGTGGGTGCTTTTGTAGTCTTTTTACTGCACACAGTTCAAATTCGGAGTTTTCTTCTACCTTTTGTGCTAAAAACACCTTGCCAAACCCTCCTAgataaatattagaatattaatatcCAACCTTGTCCCAAAACCTTTATGAATTTGAGCGACTTTGGAAGAAATGTGTTTTTGGGAATCGACACGGATTTGATTACGGTATATCTGGCTTTTCTGGAGAATAAATTTTTGAAAGATCTGATTAAGCTTCCAACACATCCTGTAGTTTCTTCGTCTATATACATTGATGAATATATGTTTTAAGTGTGGATCACCTGtcattatatttgattgaaaaatgttaaatgtgttattaaattaaaatgagtgtgaaattttagattattttTGTGATTTGTTTAGTTATTGATGTATTTATCAAATCTCTATTAAAAATGGTATAGATACACAAAGTATTTGTTGAAAATACAGAAACATTATAGATaacattataaaatattatattgattgaattaaacaaattttaaaaaagtGATGAACAATATTCATTCTAGTACAAAAACTGCACATGGGAATCTTAAAAGTCAAACTTTAATAAAGAGGgcattttaattaaaatttaagatGAACAAAAGatcaattaaaaaatatttaaaaaatacataaatttattatttaattagcTAGTGAGATTTGTAAGGCGTGAGTATGAGATACTCTAAATCCATTCAAACCCTCTAATGCGATCTCTGCTTGAGAGGCCATTGAATAATCAACAAAAGCTACAAATCGTCCTTCTATAAATCTACAGCCCCTAAATCCGGGGTATTGTTTGAAGAGCAATTCCAGCGACTCCCTACTCATATCATGAGGTATATTTTGAACAAATAATGAATGAGATTCATCTGTTCCGCTGGATCTTAACTCATCTGGGAAATCTGATATTGGTTTAAATTTCCCTCTATTGGCTTTTGACATCTTATAGTAATCAGATGGTTTGAGTGTTTTGTAAGATCGATTTTTTGCGTATTCAATCTTCAAaactttatttaaaattttccttCCATTTAATCCTTTTAATGCTGCAGTTGCACTCGATATTTCACTAAAATaatctttaaaatattgaaaaatacCTAAATATTACAAAGGCTTGACCTCTTAACGTCTTCGTTTTTCTAGCTACTATATCCACTATAATTCCATATGGAACAAATAATTCGTAGACTAGTTTCTTCAAAACATCTATATGTATTTGATCATCGAGATTGTATACATATAAGGTTTGGCATGGCAAGATATCCAAAGTGTCATAATTTgtattcattttaatattatattaatatccAACATTAAATATCacaattataattaaatctaaaatatctgattttatttaaatgcTATTGTCCAGAAGGCAAAAAAAATACAGGATAATGATACATAAATTGATAGTCTGTCACCGACTACAGAAAATTTTCCCAGAATTCCTGGAAATCCGGATCTTTTAGAATTGAAAAAACCGGGGAAGAACGGTTTCAAGTAACTCGATGTACAAATAGTAAGCAGCAACACCATACACAGAGATGGAAGTTTTAACAATGCGGTCATTATATGAAATAAcagaaaaaattaacaaatcaAATCACACCATACAtatttacaataaattttagtgttgtataatataaaaataaaaattaatataatgtCACATGATTGTTATAACTGTATTTAATCAACATAATGgggaaataaataattataatgatatattaataaattgattgGATTCCATtctgtaaatttattaatttcattttatgaaataattctattagataaattgtttttatataaattatgaatttgatcaatttatttttaacacCTGTGTTCTAATTTATCCCATTTTCTTTTTGAgatattcattttaatagtttcttctgtatatttgttttaatgAAATCTTGTTCTTTTATTCTTTCTTCGTTTGTTTTTTTATCGTAAAATGAATGAGTCTAATTTTCCAGATTGTCATAAATATGACATCACATCAAAGCTTTCTCCATACCTGGAGCCGAAAATGGTGTTGTATGTCTTGGACTGGCTTAGTTCCAAGGATATCTATTCAGCAGATGAATTAAGCTCTACTAGAGAGGAGCTGaacaaaaaattagaatCCGTCAAACTGTCAGATGAAGAATTCTCACAAATGGAATCAGATTGTTTGTCTAAAATAcaacaatttaaaattgttctgtcattatataaaaagGACCAATTACATAGAATCAGCTCAACTTTCGAAAAAACAACCGTCCCATCACTGATACAATGGGCGAACACATCATCATTAAATGTCAGTACAGATTTCCCAAGAGATGTCGAcgaattaattttaaagttaGCAAAAGCGTATTTCGATAGAGAAGATTACGAAAACTGCAAATCGCTGCTAATTTATTACGTCAACTCAGTGTCAAAATATACAGTAGAAGGTTGGAATCtagaaataatattttcttcagGATCATCAACCAAAAAAAAGATGAAGTGTTATTGGGGAATAATAAGTTGTAATATTCTAAGCGTGCTTCTCCCGTCAAGCCATGAAGAATTGCAAGAAATGTCGTCAATGGTAATAGTTCAACAGGACCCAGACAATGATAAGGATGCAACACTCATTGACCAGAGAACGCCCCGATCAGGTGTATACTGTATCTTAAAGTTTGCAGAACTTTTGAACTCAGAAGAACTTAATAGAGATAGAAAGGACCTAATTTTGAAGAGGTGCTGGTTGTTGCACTGGTCACTGTTCTACATATTCAAGTATCACCTAGCCCTGTTCCACCTAAGCAACAAGAACACAAAGTCATTTGAATGGCCACAACTCCAGGAATACTTCTTAGACGAGAGGAACCTGGCAGTTGTAAACCTATTGACTCCACACCTGCTTAGATACTACGCAGTCTACGCAATTCTGAACAGGAATAGGAAGGATCACTTCAGGACAATAAGCAATGTATGTCATTCAATTCTCAATTATTTTAGGTTATTGCAAACACCAAgcataaatataatgataCTTTCACATCGTTATTGGGTGCACTCTTCGTTGACTTCAACTTTGAGGCTGCACAAAAACACATTGTTGAAATCAAGGAGGTATTAAAAGTTCACACACATGAATACTTAGGCATGCTACGTTGATGTACTCTTAAACCCTCTGAAGGACGCAATTGAGGAAAGCTCCAGGCACATTATATTTGAAACATACTGTAGGATACATAAATCAATAAACCTAGAGTtagtttaaaaattattaaaaccCTTTTAGTATAATTGCCCAGAACGTTAACATGACATCATTGGATGCAGAAAGGTGGATTGTAAACATAATAAGACACTCTCACGTCGGTaagtattaaatttgttaattcAATTCTTTAGAGGCGAAAATCGATAGTGAAAAAAACTGTGTGGAAATCTCAACTGTACCGCCAAACCTATACCAGCAAGTGATTGAGAAAACTCAAAATTTAACTCTGAGATCAAATATGATCCTACAGAATCTCTCACAAATGACACCAAATTCTGATAATTCGCTTCAAAATCTGAGGAATTCTGATTTAGGGGACAGGAATCTCCAGAGAAGACTATTTGTACATAACCAGCAAAAAAAGAAccaatacaaatttaaccAAGGCAAAGAATATCAACGAGCTGAACAGGAATCACTGTGGTGAAtatttttctaatatattagagttttatttgtaaatatcatattaatttatctaaatgTACATACGTGCTATAAATATCAACATAACTAAGTAAAGGTATATTTATGAAATAAGTTGAACaaaaatatgtataattaaataaaaaagaaaatgTGGACGACCGGGGCATCGATCCCCGTACCTCTCGCATGCCAAGCGAGCGCTCTACCATTTGAGCTAGCCGCCCTCACATAAAAAGCGTAATTTCTGATTTAACTGGATcaaaaaaactaaaaacAAAGAAAAAACggtatatttaattaacaaattatactGGATCTTATAATTGATGatgttaaaaaataatgtagTGGAATGTAAAGATATGAAGATTTTTATGGAATCAATAACAAAACTTAAATATTAACCCAGTTCTATATAGaattcaattattaatcaaCGAAAAAGCATAGATGTGTACGTAAAAACAAAGCTATAAGCGAAAACAGGAGGACATTGTGTAGATCTTGAATCCCAAcatctataaattataaaatattaccCATTTTTGGGCCCATAAACACAGTTTTCCTTTATAgatacatttaataatgtttaatCTTAGATATTTACAGTCCAGATACATATTTTTTGTACATCACGTATTTTGTGTACCAGGAATCACCAATCTCCATATCatcttaattttaatgtttataaCCACTTTATCCTATAGATATATTATctctaaaatatttatgatTTACTGTTGCcactattttaaaatttaaagaagATTGTACACCTGAGCTGCAATTTATGTACGTATGcttaaatttttttcatcaCTTTTATCTTCTCAGAATTCCTGAATCTTCCTTTTGAAATATTTCCTATTTTGTAACATGTGACTTAATTTTCACATCTTAACAACTTGTACAATTTTGTTCGTTTATTACACATTGCGCTTCTAAGATATGGCCTCGGAAACATCGGAAGAGAGTGTTTGTGGAATCAACAATCAATTAGAATCCATAAATGATCCTAGAATTAAATCGTTCTTCTCAGAACTTGAAACACTAGGAGATATCACCAAATCCATTTATGGAAAAACAATTGATAGAGTCAATGTAGGATTGTCAAAGGTTGGGGCTAGACCAGTAAGCGGAATAAGAGGATTGTATTTTAACAAGGGGATGTGGAAAGTGAAATATTTCGACAACGACTACGAAGTAGTTACATGCCTCTTTAGATACGACGACACTGATAAACTTATCAAGACATATCACATCGCTCGCTCATTTCTGAACAAAGTTATCGAATACAATCGACACATAAATGAAGATGATGGAACGATTTTGGATGAATTGACCAACGATCAATTAATCGAACTGGATAAAAGAAAAAGTAAGGTAACTTATGAAATCACTTCCCGACCTTATTTGTCGGATTTATGTGATAAAAATGATCCTATGATCATTGAAAACCTAAGTTTGAAGAGGACCAGAAAAACCCAACCAACCAATTTTGTCCAAAAGCCTTACTACAGAGACAATGAGGTTAAAAGGAAGAAAAGAGAAGCACCAGAACCCACAAACAATTTTGACCTCCAGGCTATCATGGCATCCAGAAACGTAGGAACAGGGATtaaaaatagaaaattGCCCAAATTCGAGGCCAAAATCTTAAAATACAGCAATTTCAGCACCATTGATATGATTCATGATATGATCGACAAAAATTGTGAAGCCAAATTATGTGATCATGGAAAAATTTATTCCATAAAGCAGAAAAATTGCGAATTCAGATCAATCGACCAATCAGGTAATTGAACAGTTTAAACATACATTAGATCTAATGTTAATCAAATGtgtatttattttcaactaatttaattttagaaaaatcTTCTGAGAATACGATAGGCCAAGCCGCAGTAAAACATGTAAGTTTACAAAATTGTTGAAAACACATCTAGGAAATGATTAATGGTTCAAAGAGGGAAAACAATTGTGAATCCCAGAAATCTAAAGAACGGAAAACAAAATCCCCAAATGATGAATAtatgtttattattaagtCGTATAACTTCGACAATTGCTTCAAAAAGTAGTTAACTCATACGAGTAAGAATCTCAAATGCAGTAATTCAAGGATCACTAAATAAAGTGTATTGTAACATAACGAAATGTActataaatgtatatttaaaagattcttgaattaaatatgtaTCAATATAGTTCTGTAAAGTAAAATATAGCTATTAGGATAAAAATGAGATAACTAAATTGGAAATGAATGACATGTTTGTTtcaaattgtaaaatattaatcttatattgtaaatatataaattatttacatttgtGTTTTAGATTTTCAATACACCACAAATaccttaattttatctaatatccattttattatattcttgaattttacaatattttaaatataatttttaaataaaacatGGCGTCCCGTGTTTTAGATATTCTTTCGCTTTATAATCGCAACCAAGAGGCTACTTTATATATTGGTTAGATTCTATACTATATTTAAGTTTTATTCTCACCAAATATCCTTTAATTTAGtacataatttaatttttatttttaaaaaatgatttataCAGGTAATCTCGATTTACAAGCCGATGAGGAACTACTTTGGGAATTTTTTATGCAAGCAGGAAGAGTTAAGAGCATTAACATCCCGAGAGATAAAGTTACCGGACAACATCAAGGTTGTTTTGGATTTTAATATCTTTTATAGGGTTTGGATTCGTGGAATATGAAACTGAAACCGACGCAGACTACGCACTTAAGATACTCAACTTCGTCAAATTATACCATAAGCCCTTGAAACTGAACAAGGCTTCAAAAGATAAGGAAATAAGAGAGGTAATTTTTGTGGATTCAAATGTTATTAGGTGGGAGCAAAGCTATTTGTCGGTAACCTGGACGATGAGGTTGATGAAAGACTACTACACGATACTTTCTCGGCATTCGGACGCGTTTTATCAGCCAAGGTAATTGATATTTATGTAATTCCTCTTAGTTGGTGAGGTCTGAGACCTCAGGCAAGACTTACGCAATTGTGTCATTTGACGACTTTGAGGCAAGTGATGCGGCACTTCGTACCATGAACGGCCAGTTTTTGTGCAATAAACCAATACACGTATCATACGCA encodes the following:
- a CDS encoding U1/2 small nuclear ribonucleoprotein, putative (all_bases.C.cand.311 - small nuclear ribonucleoprotein, PF00076 RNA recognition motif), producing the protein MNTNYDTLDILPCQTLYVYNLDDQIHIDVLKKLVYELFVPYGIIVDIVARKTKTLRGQAFVIFSEISSATAALKGLNGRKILNKVLKIEYAKNRSYKTLKPSDYYKMSKANRGKFKPISDFPDELRSSGTDESHSLFVQNIPHDMSRESLELLFKQYPGFRGCRFIEGRFVAFVDYSMASQAEIALEGLNGFRVSHTHALQISLAN
- a CDS encoding calcium-dependent protein phosphatase, putative (chr2.cand.200 - 2 x EF hand domains and protein phosphatase-2A (PP2A) domains) — translated: MDNYKLKSFGSEEFSAKLVPLHTQDDKLHQKYKNAGNNCDKLNPFDEKELKKTSDYNDLSKSPTSFNRWLSQSALLDDLARDNSSPNKDSFHFLKDKLTNLDEDSSVFDDLYDEYALFFDKSKGKEHNNPVLTYVLSNSGEENKKADDKMLSEFTNFKQKYFELLDKSANKSRLKRALLTVLFNHYGSSRIFKYMTYDEYVSMVKTHKVFQDESTSKFMFQTMDRKNNLMITLNEFVSGMLSCSPECENNLNSASGKLRLQHVFRAYDSDRRGYLDKNSLELMFEHLSQGSGNAYSSDEKTAFSEKLLNMFNGKLSYDSFYYCVENGLMKHTNLLFRSKHDMASSFKDFISNALLNFTKNNAFDSPNLSSNSVFDTERSVRKSSPEKFSHRTTQLKNLSEMSNTYYSYNTQNLTFSSSTKTSLWSHTPRAYSEFTHNKSPSKDYGSSFDSNIYTSAFSPPKSTTSRLEELSKLYGDKPYGEENAENFANKTPTNELSPLKLDKFESEDIFEPQNVKPNEDTFVKSPPKQELLDDALTFKLPETSDKNDKLDQLLDKFNHPEKTDLEEMEPNRLLNLEGVESFDDVLEDDVQLQEQYKEMSDFFVSLESVEDLIEDKACELNENFKADDTFNYKFDDVDHKLDFENSNKFDDKEKPFELMKLMTFGEQSNTNEDKNTCNVLQSEPTSDLSPDSKTPLMDLTLQTLTNLLSNKYKSKFLVFKGLLVDDSAAKLVLKNFMSHTFGESTDHSTFKWCTYTDIVNLCDSVCYILKKENPVLNLNGEFQVYSSLNGDLSCLLDLFNAFGWPMTNKKSVDELVKNGTLNFKNNTWFQFKSSYIFFGGFVSELSSFCLEFVLLLFSLKVLFPFHVYFLRSPKDERDYTNNVGFYDEIYRKLSTNYESLKLPNEETLLLQCSKELFHRINDVFEYMSLCAVLNQEILCVDKLTNKFSLSKLEELNKPLNQRNFNKEVYELLFDNNSSEKTKNKDCLVQDTGGYDSMDENDFDLGESKNFNIVICSSDSLDSGFKYTFNNKVLLLSTNFIRKNQERVATHLSIDKKKLTLKSLKL
- a CDS encoding uncharacterized protein (conserved hypothetical protein;~2 probable transmembrane helices predicted for TA12850 by TMHMM2.0 at aa 10-32 and 53-71;~Signal peptide predicted for TA12850 by SignalP 2.0 HMM (Signal peptide probability 0.980, signal anchor probability 0.019) with cleavage site probability 0.363 between residues 21 and 22;~GPI-Anchor Signal predicted for TA12850 by DGPI v2.04, no cleavage site predicted), which translates into the protein MTALLKLPSLCMVLLLTICTSSYLKPFFPGFFNSKRSGFPGILGKFSVVGDRLSIYVSLSCIFFAFWTIAFK
- a CDS encoding uncharacterized protein (all_bases.cand.1496 - hypothetical protein), producing the protein MASETSEESVCGINNQLESINDPRIKSFFSELETLGDITKSIYGKTIDRVNVGLSKVGARPVSGIRGLYFNKGMWKVKYFDNDYEVVTCLFRYDDTDKLIKTYHIARSFLNKVIEYNRHINEDDGTILDELTNDQLIELDKRKSKVTYEITSRPYLSDLCDKNDPMIIENLSLKRTRKTQPTNFVQKPYYRDNEVKRKKREAPEPTNNFDLQAIMASRNVGTGIKNRKLPKFEAKILKYSNFSTIDMIHDMIDKNCEAKLCDHGKIYSIKQKNCEFRSIDQSEKSSENTIGQAAVKHEMINGSKRENNCESQKSKERKTKSPNDEYMFIIKSYNFDNCFKK
- a CDS encoding eukaryotic translation initiation factor 3, subunit 6, putative (all_bases.cand.1495 - eukaryotic translation initiation factor 3, subunit 6, putative), translating into MNESNFPDCHKYDITSKLSPYLEPKMVLYVLDWLSSKDIYSADELSSTREELNKKLESVKLSDEEFSQMESDCLSKIQQFKIVLSLYKKDQLHRISSTFEKTTVPSLIQWANTSSLNVSTDFPRDVDELILKLAKAYFDREDYENCKSLLIYYVNSVSKYTVEGWNLEIIFSSGSSTKKKMKCYWGIISCNILSVLLPSSHEELQEMSSMVIVQQDPDNDKDATLIDQRTPRSGVYCILKFAELLNSEELNRDRKDLILKRCWLLHWSLFYIFKYHLALFHLSNKNTKSFEWPQLQEYFLDERNLAVVNLLTPHLLRYYAVYAILNRNRKDHFRTISNVIANTKHKYNDTFTSLLGALFVDFNFEAAQKHIVEIKEACYVDVLLNPLKDAIEESSRHIIFETYCRIHKSINLDIIAQNVNMTSLDAERWIVNIIRHSHVEAKIDSEKNCVEISTVPPNLYQQVIEKTQNLTLRSNMILQNLSQMTPNSDNSLQNLRNSDLGDRNLQRRLFVHNQQKKNQYKFNQGKEYQRAEQESLW
- a CDS encoding splicing factor 3b subunit 4, putative (all_bases.cand.1496 - splicing factor 3b subunit 4); the encoded protein is MASRVLDILSLYNRNQEATLYIGNLDLQADEELLWEFFMQAGRVKSINIPRDKVTGQHQGFGFVEYETETDADYALKILNFVKLYHKPLKLNKASKDKEIREVGAKLFVGNLDDEVDERLLHDTFSAFGRVLSAKLVRSETSGKTYAIVSFDDFEASDAALRTMNGQFLCNKPIHVSYAYKEDTKGERHGGAAERLIASKRPKDYSKHMAAAQSHMPIANTFVPPQMPMYPVMNAPGVIMPAMQQSMVNPPLLPQPNMGALPVGMPPLPMQNQVPVIPQTMPQPQMFNMN
- a CDS encoding cAMP-dependent protein kinase catalytic subunit, putative (all_bases.C.cand.312 - camp-dependent protein kinase catalytic subunit); amino-acid sequence: MYIDEETTGCVGSLIRSFKNLFSRKARYTVIKSVSIPKNTFLPKSLKFIKVLGQGGFGKVFLAQKVEENSEFELCAVKRLQKHPLIVQKQVDHIISENKLLASVNHPFIVKHLGSYKDNHYLYLVMEYVSSGDFFTYLRKENYLESHDAMFYAAQVTAMFEYLHDNNIIYRDLKPENLLLCFDGYLKLTDFGFAKVVEFRTYTLCGTPEYMSPEIILHLGYGKAVDWWTLGILIYEMLAGYPPFYDSNPQSLYDKILKCKLKFPIHYDEDAKYLTSRLLVTEPSQRFGNLHKGIDDIKKCKWFESMDFDALVEKELSPPHIPERKEDLPAEEFIDSYRMPKEVTGEDDPFVDW